The following nucleotide sequence is from Oscillospiraceae bacterium.
CATCAGCCCGTCCGCGCCGTTTTTCAATTTTTCATCCTTAGAATATCTGAACAATTCATAAAGCCCGCATGCCGTGATTGCCGCAGCGGAGGTGTCAAGGTTCTGCGGTTCGCTTTTCGGCAGCCGGAAATCCCAAACCGGAACTTTCCCGCCGCTCAGCCGCAAAAAGTCCTTTGCCAACCGTTCACTCGTCTCATAATAACGCTTGTCGCGCGTGTACCCGTATAAAATCGCAAAGCCGTAGACCGCCCAAGCGGTGCCGCGGCTCCAGTGCGACCCGACCGACCATCCGCAGTTGTTGTCCTCGCCGATGGGCGCACCGGTCTCCGGGTTAAAACGATAGGCATGGCAGACCGAACCGTCTTTCCGAATAAAATAATGCATCGTCATGTCGGCATGGGCGCAGGCGATTTTACGGTAAAAGGGATGATTCAGCGTCTCACTTGCCCATAACAGCAGCGGCAGATTCATCATGCAGTCGATGATCGCCATTCCGTCGCTTTTCAGATAGAAAGAGCCGTCGTCACCGAATGGCAGGTCGTCGGGCAGTTCGTTCTGCATGTTGCCCCAGGCGCGGATGTGGCGGCTTTTCGGGTCGAAACGCATCGCCAATACCTGTGCCGCGCGCAAACCGAGTTCCCGCATTTTATCCTCTTTCAGCAACCGGTATAACCCCACCGCATACGGCGTAAATAAAAACCCGAGGTCGTGCATGGTCTGATTCGGGGTCTTGAAAACCTTATCATAATAATCCCCGTAAAAACGCTCACACCAGTCGGTGTATTTCCGGTCTCCGGTATAGGCATACGCCAGCAGCGCCTCTCCGGTGAAAAATGACTGCGTCCAGTTGGAGATGCTGCTCAAAGGCAGGGATTTTTCCCTGTTTTCAAGATAATTCCCCGTTGCGCAGGCCGGATATTCCCGCAAATTGCCGCCCAAAGCGGCGATTGTATGATCGATTTTTTCGATAAAATCCTTGAATTCCATTCTCTCACACCTCGAAGAATTTGATTTCGGTTTTCACCCGAATCTCTTTTGCCGGTTCGGTCATCAGACGCAGCACGGTGATCGGCCTTTGCTGCGCGTCGATCATGCCCGTGTCCGTAGCGAGCGAAATTTTCAAATCGGTCTCGAATTTCAAAACCGCAGCGGCTTTCCCGACCCGAACAGATGCGCCGTGATCGGTGATCTCCCACTTGCCGTACGAGACGAAGTTGACGGTAAGCCCGTCTTCGTGCGTCAGCTCCCAGGTATCGGTGAACACAAGACCGTTTTCCGAAAATTCTCCCGCCCGTTCGCCTTTTAGCGCAATACCGGGGAAAAGCGCTTTTTGGTCGCTGCAAAACGCAAGGCCGTTTTTCGTCTTTTTTAAATACTTGATCTCCGGCACATAGTCATTCCAAAACGAATTGTCCAGCACCAGTGTTCCGTTTGCCTGCGCCTTTTTGTCGGAGGCGATCCCGTCGGCTTTTTCGCTCTTGATTTTCATCTGCCGTCCCGTCGGATAGGCGACGTTGTGGTAGGTTTGCAGCACCATATGGCGCGACATCGCGTTGTTATAAGAGACAATGCCGGGGTCGGCAAAAAGCGCCTCATCGGCATAATGCAGAATAAAACTGCCCCGATCTCCGTGGTAGTGGCAGGTCATCGGGTTGCGCTCGGCGAAATACCAGAACTTCCCCTTATCGAATTCATATGACGCCAGCCCGGATTTTTCAAAGATCACCCATTCGGGCGGCATTTTCTGCGGCACGGGCTTTTCATGCGCGATAAAATCGCACAGCATGATAAAATTCAAGCTGTTTTCGATTTCAAGCTCTTCGGGATTCCCCGCCAATCTCTTTTCGACATGTGCCATACCCGCCTCAAAGCCGAGATAGCGCGCATAGGCCGCGATCAAAAACGGCGACTGCCGCTTGTTGCCCCAGCTGTTGGTGTAGACGAAATCCTCGTTTTGCTTTGCCCTCGAAAACAGGCATTCGAGATATTTGAAGGACAGCAGCACCCGGTCCGGCACGATGTCTTTGACCGGCACACCTTTCATGCGCGCGTAGGCCATCCACAGGGTAAAGGAGGAGTTAAATGAGTAAAAATAATACCCCGGACCCTCGCAGCAGTGACCCTCTTCGTTGAGATAGTTGTTGACGATTTCAACGTTTTGCCGGTAATAAGATTCGATTTTTTCCATGCCGGCATATTCATCGTCCCCGAGGATTTTCAAACCGAGCGCCGCAATCGCCCTGCCCGACGACTCGACCACGCCCTGATTCATAAACCGCCGATAGCAGACCTCGTCGCAGCATCTCTCGATGGTCGGGAAGTGTTTTTTCATTCCAACCAGAATCCGTTTTTTGGCTTCTTCCGTCAACACACCGCCCAAAAACCCGAGCGCATAGGTGATCTCGCGGCATACACCCTCCTCGGTAAAGCAGACGTGGTGCCAGTTCGAACCGGGCATGTTGGCCTGCGGACCCTCGAACCAAAAAGGCGTGACCGCGATCGACAGCAGCATGCGCGCCGCCAGCATCGTCCATTTCGGATTTTTATGCACATACCCCGCGACTGCCATCAGCGTCAAAACACTTTTGAGTTCGAGGCGGTTTCTGTCCCGGACGCGGACATAGCGGTACATATGCTCCTTAACCGCAAGATATTGCCGGATTTCCTTTTCCGGCACAAAATTTTCATACGCGGCGGCTTTTTTGGCAAGCTGTTCAAACGCCGGCTTCATCCGTATATCGGCTCGAGCCTTTTCGATCATCGCGTCTAACTCTTTTTGCCCGTAAAAGACATTGTCCCGCAAATCAGGCTGCGCATGGATCAGATAGTTGTCAAACGAATGTTCGTCGTATTTCGGCAGGGCATCTTCGATCAAATGTTCTTTATCACTACATAATACGCCGACCCAACCCAATGAGATGATATGAGAGGAAATCGCCGAACCGCATGCGTCGAACGTGAGCGTAAATGAGGTCAGCATCCGTTTGCCGTTCATGTCCGCCGATACCGTTCCCGCGATCTCGATCGGCGCGTTTGCGCCGAAAACATTTTCAAACAGTTTTATTTCTTCGCCGTTCACAATTGCGGTGCCGCCGACTTTGACATACGGCGGAGGATTGATAAAAAACAACAGCCGATCATATTCCCCCATATCGACCATGCCGTTCCAGGTCACGCCGAATGTTTCGGATTTCCCCGTCAGCATGCAGCAGTCCCACGATTGAACCAAAACGGCGTTTTCAGCCGTGAATTCGCTTGTATCGTTTAAATTGACGTCGAACATCGGAAGGAAAATCCCCTCCGCCTCATTAATTTTAATGATTTCCTTGTTCATACGCATCTCCCGCAGCCCTCAATATGATTTCGCATAAAATTATCGCATTCCCGACCCGTGATGTCAACCTTTTCACGCTTTCGGCCGCCTTTGATGCAAAACAAATTTCAAGGTTGAAAAATGGCATATTTTGCTGTATAATATGAACCAAGTAAAAATCGCCGCGACACCGCAAACGGTCCCCGCATTCTCAAACACGACAGACAGACCCCCGCCGGCAGAAAGGGACGTTATGAACATCGGATACGCCTGTTTGGCCGTTGCCGTACCCGGAAGCGAACTGAAAAGCTGCACGCTGAAAAACGCGCAGCCGGAACGCCTTCTGCCGCTCATCGCACACAACCTGAACGCGCTCGAGACCCTGATCGACTACAATATCAAAAACGGTATCAAACTCTTTCGCATCTCCTCGGATCTGATTCCGTTCGGTTCAAGCGCCGCGGCAAAACTGCCTTGGCAAGATCTTTATGCCGATCGGTTCACCGCCATCGGGCAAAAAATCCGCGACTCCCATCTGCGCGTCTCGATGCACCCCGGGCAGTACACCGTTCTCAATTCGCCCGATGAATCCGTGGCTGAACGCGCCTCACAGGACCTCGCTTACCATGCAAAGTTGCTCGATGCCCTCGGTCTCGACGCAAGCCATAAAATCATCCTCCACCTCGGCGGTGCATATGATAACAAAGAGCAGGCCAAAGCCCGTTTTCTGTCCCGCTTTCACCAACTCGACCCGAAGATCAAAAATCGCCTTTTGCTCGAAAACGACGACACGGTTTTCAACATCAAAGATGTGCTTGAAACGGCTCTTGCCGCTCAAATCCCCGTGGTGTTCGACAACCTGCACCATGCTGTGAATCCGCCCGAAGAATCCCGTTCCGACCGCGAATGGATCAGACAATGCGCCGCCACATGGCACGAAAAAGACGGCAGCCCCAAAATCCACTATTCGCAGCAGAATCCGCAGAAAAAGCCCGGCGCGCATTCCGATTTTATCCGCATCGACCCGTTTTTAAATTTTATCCGTCCGCTTTCGGATTTAGACGTTGACATCATGCTCGAAGTCAAGGACAAAAACCGTTCCGCGTTAAAGTGCCTCAACTGTATTTCCCACCGAGGCATTGCCGCATTGGAAGCCGAGTGGGCGCGTTATAAATACCGCATCCTCGAACATTCCCCGGGACATTATCAAACCGCCCGGAAACTGCTGCAAGATAAAACCGCATATCCCGCTCTGCCGTTTTATCGCCTGATTGAAGAAGCCCTCGATCTGCCGATCGAACCCGGAAACGCGGCCAACGCCGCACAGCACGTTTGGGGATATTTCAAAGACAAAGCGACACAAACCGAGAAAAAACGCTTTCAGATCCTGTTGCAAAAATACGCCGCAGGTGAATCTCAACTCAAATCGGTCAAAAACCATTTCCTGCGGCTCGCGGAGAAATATTGTGAAAATTACCTGCTCGAAGGGTATTATCTCTATCAATAACAAGGAGTGTTCGAAAATGAAGAAAATGAAAGACAAAACCAAAATCAGCGGACTGTTTAAATTCCTGATCGCATTGGCCTTTGTCGGGATGGTAACGGTCAATGCCTTGGCAAACATCCTGCCTCTCAACGGCATCGGGACGGGTGCGGTCTCCGATTCGTATCCCAATCTGTTCGCACCGGCGGGATATACGTTTGCGATTTGGGGCTTGATCTATCTGCTGCTCGCGCTGTCAACCCTCTATCAACTCGGCCTTTTCCGCTCAAGCGAAACAGAAGACATCATCCTGATGCGCAAAGTCGGATTCATGTTTGCCGTATCATCATTGACCAACGCCGCCTGGATTTTCGCTTGGCATTATAACCGCATCGCATTGTCGTTTATTTTGATGGTGCTTTTGCTGCTCTATCTGATGGATATTGTCGTCAACATCAACGCCAAAGCCCTGACCACGCGCGAAAAATGGTTCTTGCGCCTGCCCTTTTCGGTCTACTTCGGCTGGATCACGGTGGCGACGATTGCGAACGCCGCAACCCTGCTCGTGAGCGTTAGCTGGGATCGTTTCGGCCTGTCTGAACCCGCTTGGACCATCATCATGCTTTCGGTAGGCGCATTGATCGGCATTATCACGATTCTCCGGCTCAAAGACGTCGCCTACGGGCTGGTATTGATTTGGGCCTATACCGGCATTCTGGTCAAACACCTGTCGGCCTCGGGCTTCAACGGGCAATACCCCAACGTCATCCTCACCGTCATCATCTGCCTTGCCCTGTTTGCCGCCGCAGTGATTTTCTCGACATTAACCCTTAAAAAGAAAAGGAACTCCTGATAAATTTACTATAACGAGGTTCCCCATGAACAGAACATACGATGCGATTGCGGTCGGCGGCGGATTGGCCGGATTGACTGCCGCCGCTTACCTCTGCCGAGGCGGACACCGTACGCTGCTGCTCGAAAAAAACCGAAAGACGGGCGGCCTTGTCAATACCTTTCAATATCGCGGTTTCGCTTTTGATGCCGGTATCCGGGCGTTTGAGGACTCGGGCATCCTGTTTCCCATGCTCAAAAATCTCGGCATCGAGATGCTGTTGGTCAAAAATCCGGTTTCAATCATTTTCGAAAACCGTCGGGTTCTGCTGACCTCGCGAGAGAGTTTAAACGATTACGCCGACGCACTGACCGATCTATTTCCCGAAAACGCAGCGGATATCGCAAAAATCGCAGCCGAGATCGAAAAAGTCATGGATTATATGGATGTGCTGTACGGCATCGACAATCCGCTGTTTATGGAAAATCCCAAGCCCGAATATCTGATGAAAACCCTTTTGCCGTGGCTGCTGCGCTATCAGGTCAATATCCGAAAAGCGAGCCGCCTCAATGAGCCGATTCAGACCTATCTGCGCCGTTTCACCGACAACACGGCGCTGATCGATATGATCACTCAACACTTTTTCAAAGACACGCCGTCCTTTTTTGCCCTGAGTTATTTCGGGCTCTATCTCGATTACCGTTACCCGCAGGGCGGCACCGGCACGCTGGCCGAAAAAGTATCCGATTATATCCGCACCCACGGCGGCGAAATTCTGACCGAAACCGCCGTAACCCGCGTCGATGTCGAGGCGCACGAACTCACGGCGAACGGCGAGATCTATCACTATCAAAAACTCGTTTGGGCCGCCGATCAGCAGACCCTTTATCAAATTGCCGAACATGCCGACACCTCCGCCGAAAAACAGCGCGCACTCGCCGAACAAAGCGAAGGTGGTGATTCGATTCTCACGGTATTTATGGGCGTTGATTGCGATAAGCCCTATTTTGAAGACCGCTGCGGCGCACATGCGTTTTATACCCCGATCCCCGAGGGGCTTTCGTCGCTGCCCGATTGGCGCAAAGCCGCCGAAAAAGGCGAAGACACACTCTGGCAGTGGCTTGAGGAATTCCTCCGGTGTACGACCTATGAGATCTCCTGTCCGTCTCTGCGCGACATCACGCTTGCGCCCGATGGGCAGACCGGTGTCATCGTCAGCACTCTGATGGATTACCGATTGGTCAAACACTTTGCCGAAGCAGGTAAATACGAGCCATTCAAGCAGTTCTGCACCGATAAAATCCTGAATGCGCTTGAATCACTGTTGCCCGAACTGCGTCAAAACCAGTTGTTTTCGATGTGCTCCACCCCGATGACCATTGAGCGCGAGACAGGCAATAAACAGGGTGCGATTACGGGTTGGGCGTTCACGGGCGCAATGCCCGCCGAAAACCGCTTTCAAAAAATCGCGAACTCGGTCAATACCCCGCTCAAAGACGTCGTCCAGTGCGGACAGTGGACGTTC
It contains:
- the uvsE gene encoding UV DNA damage repair endonuclease UvsE — translated: MNIGYACLAVAVPGSELKSCTLKNAQPERLLPLIAHNLNALETLIDYNIKNGIKLFRISSDLIPFGSSAAAKLPWQDLYADRFTAIGQKIRDSHLRVSMHPGQYTVLNSPDESVAERASQDLAYHAKLLDALGLDASHKIILHLGGAYDNKEQAKARFLSRFHQLDPKIKNRLLLENDDTVFNIKDVLETALAAQIPVVFDNLHHAVNPPEESRSDREWIRQCAATWHEKDGSPKIHYSQQNPQKKPGAHSDFIRIDPFLNFIRPLSDLDVDIMLEVKDKNRSALKCLNCISHRGIAALEAEWARYKYRILEHSPGHYQTARKLLQDKTAYPALPFYRLIEEALDLPIEPGNAANAAQHVWGYFKDKATQTEKKRFQILLQKYAAGESQLKSVKNHFLRLAEKYCENYLLEGYYLYQ
- a CDS encoding glycoside hydrolase family 88 protein, which encodes MEFKDFIEKIDHTIAALGGNLREYPACATGNYLENREKSLPLSSISNWTQSFFTGEALLAYAYTGDRKYTDWCERFYGDYYDKVFKTPNQTMHDLGFLFTPYAVGLYRLLKEDKMRELGLRAAQVLAMRFDPKSRHIRAWGNMQNELPDDLPFGDDGSFYLKSDGMAIIDCMMNLPLLLWASETLNHPFYRKIACAHADMTMHYFIRKDGSVCHAYRFNPETGAPIGEDNNCGWSVGSHWSRGTAWAVYGFAILYGYTRDKRYYETSERLAKDFLRLSGGKVPVWDFRLPKSEPQNLDTSAAAITACGLYELFRYSKDEKLKNGADGLMADLERYVNTDPKVMGVLKEQNGRHYYTCFGDYFYLEALVKREKDYRVW
- a CDS encoding NAD(P)/FAD-dependent oxidoreductase → MNRTYDAIAVGGGLAGLTAAAYLCRGGHRTLLLEKNRKTGGLVNTFQYRGFAFDAGIRAFEDSGILFPMLKNLGIEMLLVKNPVSIIFENRRVLLTSRESLNDYADALTDLFPENAADIAKIAAEIEKVMDYMDVLYGIDNPLFMENPKPEYLMKTLLPWLLRYQVNIRKASRLNEPIQTYLRRFTDNTALIDMITQHFFKDTPSFFALSYFGLYLDYRYPQGGTGTLAEKVSDYIRTHGGEILTETAVTRVDVEAHELTANGEIYHYQKLVWAADQQTLYQIAEHADTSAEKQRALAEQSEGGDSILTVFMGVDCDKPYFEDRCGAHAFYTPIPEGLSSLPDWRKAAEKGEDTLWQWLEEFLRCTTYEISCPSLRDITLAPDGQTGVIVSTLMDYRLVKHFAEAGKYEPFKQFCTDKILNALESLLPELRQNQLFSMCSTPMTIERETGNKQGAITGWAFTGAMPAENRFQKIANSVNTPLKDVVQCGQWTFSPSGLPVSILTGKLAADAVHKQLKGKTT
- a CDS encoding tryptophan-rich sensory protein, with amino-acid sequence MKKMKDKTKISGLFKFLIALAFVGMVTVNALANILPLNGIGTGAVSDSYPNLFAPAGYTFAIWGLIYLLLALSTLYQLGLFRSSETEDIILMRKVGFMFAVSSLTNAAWIFAWHYNRIALSFILMVLLLLYLMDIVVNINAKALTTREKWFLRLPFSVYFGWITVATIANAATLLVSVSWDRFGLSEPAWTIIMLSVGALIGIITILRLKDVAYGLVLIWAYTGILVKHLSASGFNGQYPNVILTVIICLALFAAAVIFSTLTLKKKRNS